One genomic segment of Aquipluma nitroreducens includes these proteins:
- a CDS encoding GH36-type glycosyl hydrolase domain-containing protein, whose product MQFGHFDDQNREYVITNPKTPWPWINYLGNEDFFSLISNTAGGYTFYKDAKFRRLTRYRYNNVPMDDGGKYFYIKDGDTIWSPGWKPCKTELDSYECRHGMNYTSIKGVKNGVSATALYFVPLKTWAEVQKLTLTNQSNEVKKLKVFSFIEWALWNAAADMENFQRNFSTGEVEIKDSVIYHKTEYKERRDHFAYYSVNVPVQGFDTDRESFFGLYNGFDEPQVVADGKPRNTEAHGWSPIASHYLEVELQPGETKDFVFLLGYVENKEEEKWESKNIINKTKAKDTIAKFDTVAKVDAALAELREYWDNLLSVYTVDSGDDKLDRMVNIWNQYQCMITFCFSRSASYFESGIGRGMGFRDSNQDLIGFVHQIPERARERIIDIASTQFQDGGCYHQYQPLTKKGNNDIGGGFNDDPMWLILGTSSYIKETGDFGILTEMVPFDNDMSVARTLFEHLTVSFDHVVNNLGPHGLPLIGRADWNDCLNLNCFSNDPNESFQTTENKTEGTKAESLMIAGLFVIYGRDYVTLCNKLGLTEEASRAQMQIDAMIEAVKKHGWDGEWFLRAYDYYGNKIGSNDNEEGKIFIESNGWCTMAGIGKEEGLCEKALDSVKERLDCEHGIVLNNPAFTKYYIEYGEISSYPPGYKENAGIFCHNNPWIMIGETVVGNGNRAWEYYRKICPSYLEDVSELHKTEPYVYAQMISGKDAFKPGEAKNSWLTGTASWNFYAITQFILGIQPDYDGLLVDPCIPTDWKGFKVSRKFRGAEYHIDVKNPNGVSKGVKEIIVDGKSQASNLIPLFEDGEDHSVIVTMG is encoded by the coding sequence ATGCAATTTGGACATTTCGACGATCAGAATAGAGAATATGTGATCACCAACCCCAAAACACCATGGCCATGGATCAATTACCTTGGCAATGAAGACTTTTTCTCGCTGATTTCAAACACTGCTGGCGGCTATACTTTTTACAAGGACGCCAAATTCCGCCGTTTAACCCGCTATCGCTACAATAATGTGCCAATGGACGATGGAGGTAAATATTTTTACATTAAAGACGGTGATACAATCTGGTCTCCAGGCTGGAAACCCTGCAAAACAGAACTTGACAGCTACGAATGCCGTCATGGAATGAATTACACATCGATAAAAGGAGTAAAAAATGGCGTATCGGCAACTGCGCTTTATTTTGTTCCACTGAAGACCTGGGCTGAAGTTCAGAAACTGACACTTACGAATCAATCGAATGAAGTAAAGAAGCTAAAAGTATTCTCTTTTATCGAATGGGCGCTTTGGAATGCTGCGGCTGACATGGAAAACTTCCAGCGTAACTTTTCGACCGGTGAAGTGGAAATTAAAGATTCGGTTATTTACCACAAAACGGAATACAAAGAGCGTCGCGACCATTTTGCTTATTATTCAGTAAATGTGCCGGTTCAGGGATTCGATACCGACCGCGAGTCGTTCTTTGGATTGTACAATGGCTTCGACGAACCTCAGGTTGTTGCTGATGGCAAACCACGCAATACCGAAGCTCACGGTTGGTCGCCAATTGCTTCGCATTATCTTGAAGTTGAATTGCAGCCCGGAGAAACGAAAGATTTTGTTTTCCTTTTGGGTTACGTTGAAAACAAGGAAGAAGAAAAATGGGAATCGAAAAATATCATTAACAAGACCAAAGCAAAAGATACGATTGCAAAATTCGATACTGTTGCAAAAGTGGATGCCGCTTTGGCCGAATTGCGCGAATACTGGGATAATCTGCTGAGCGTTTACACAGTCGATTCGGGCGACGACAAACTCGATCGCATGGTTAACATCTGGAACCAATACCAGTGCATGATCACCTTCTGTTTCTCACGCTCCGCTTCTTATTTCGAAAGCGGTATTGGCCGGGGAATGGGCTTCCGCGATTCGAATCAGGATTTGATTGGCTTCGTCCACCAGATCCCGGAGCGCGCCCGCGAACGAATTATCGACATTGCCTCAACGCAATTTCAGGATGGCGGATGTTACCACCAATATCAACCCCTGACAAAAAAAGGGAACAACGACATAGGTGGTGGTTTCAACGACGACCCAATGTGGTTGATTCTTGGAACAAGCAGTTACATCAAAGAAACAGGCGATTTTGGAATCCTGACTGAAATGGTGCCTTTCGACAACGATATGTCAGTTGCCCGAACACTGTTTGAGCACTTAACCGTTTCATTCGATCATGTGGTGAACAACCTCGGACCTCACGGATTGCCACTCATTGGCCGTGCCGATTGGAATGACTGCCTTAACCTGAACTGTTTCTCAAACGACCCGAACGAATCGTTCCAGACCACCGAAAACAAAACCGAAGGCACAAAAGCCGAGTCGCTGATGATTGCCGGATTGTTTGTGATTTATGGCCGCGATTATGTGACCCTTTGCAACAAACTTGGACTGACAGAAGAAGCTTCCCGCGCTCAAATGCAAATTGATGCCATGATCGAAGCGGTGAAAAAACATGGCTGGGATGGCGAATGGTTCCTGCGTGCCTACGATTACTACGGAAACAAAATTGGCAGCAACGATAACGAAGAAGGTAAAATCTTCATCGAATCGAACGGATGGTGTACAATGGCCGGAATTGGCAAGGAAGAAGGTCTTTGCGAAAAAGCATTGGATTCGGTTAAGGAGCGTTTAGACTGTGAACACGGAATTGTGCTCAACAATCCGGCATTTACCAAATACTATATTGAATACGGCGAAATCTCCAGTTATCCTCCTGGATACAAGGAAAATGCCGGAATCTTCTGCCACAATAACCCGTGGATCATGATTGGCGAAACAGTGGTTGGCAACGGAAACCGGGCATGGGAATATTACCGAAAAATTTGTCCGTCGTACCTGGAAGATGTGAGCGAATTGCACAAAACAGAACCATATGTTTACGCGCAAATGATTTCAGGAAAAGATGCATTCAAACCAGGCGAAGCCAAAAACTCGTGGTTAACCGGAACTGCTTCATGGAATTTTTATGCGATTACTCAATTCATTCTGGGCATTCAGCCCGATTACGATGGATTGCTTGTAGATCCATGTATTCCGACTGATTGGAAAGGCTTTAAAGTTAGTCGCAAATTCAGGGGAGCTGAGTATCACATCGACGTTAAGAACCCGAATGGCGTTTCAAAAGGCGTGAAAGAAATAATCGTTGACGGAAAATCACAAGCTTCAAACCTGATTCCTCTTTTCGAAGATGGAGAAGATCATTCAGTAATTGTTACAATGGGTTAA
- a CDS encoding MFS transporter, with translation MEKLSLKEKIGYALGDGAANIAWRGVSTFLFIFYTDVFGLNPAAVGLLLLIARFSDGVSDVAMGIIGDRTTTKYGKFRPWILWTAIPLGVILSLLFMSPNLSPTGKIIYAYTTYIIFTLVYTANNIPYGALMAVMTGDDKERTSLGSYRMVGAFSGGMLVQGALLFLVAHFGNIDPTINVTKLDSKKYEVSVSTPQDVANVNIKTKNGIAMFKWADATQNDSIPTQGKSFSMEAQKEYSFIVSGEENINAKSITIIDQKRGYSNSIYLLSVFLSLALFITFYTTKERVIPPKSQETNLGKDLKDLVRNRPWIIMLVIGLVFQIYNSIKQGIVVIYFSHYLHDQLLAGSYMVALMVASIGGAMITSPLGKRFGKRNLFIYAFIFSGLVNALFVFCGPENTGSIFAIGVVSEFGAAIFPTLFFAMLGDAADYSEFKNGRRATGLIYSAGSFSTKLGGGVAGAIIGFVLAAYNYNGQDAVAIQGAVPGIIMLMSWIPTIVALIGAGLMMLYPLDQTKMNEITIELNNRRAKELAQQKQ, from the coding sequence GTGGAGAAATTAAGCTTAAAAGAGAAAATCGGGTACGCATTGGGCGATGGCGCTGCGAACATTGCATGGCGAGGTGTTTCCACGTTTTTATTTATCTTTTATACCGATGTTTTTGGATTAAATCCAGCGGCAGTGGGATTACTTTTGTTAATTGCCCGATTTAGTGATGGTGTCAGCGATGTTGCCATGGGTATTATCGGCGACAGAACCACTACCAAATACGGTAAATTTCGTCCCTGGATTTTGTGGACTGCCATTCCGTTGGGGGTAATCCTATCGTTGTTATTCATGAGCCCGAATTTAAGCCCAACCGGTAAAATAATATATGCCTACACAACCTATATTATTTTTACCTTGGTATACACGGCAAACAACATTCCTTACGGCGCTCTAATGGCTGTTATGACCGGCGACGATAAAGAGCGTACAAGTCTGGGTTCGTATCGTATGGTTGGGGCGTTCTCAGGAGGTATGTTGGTTCAGGGAGCTTTATTGTTTTTAGTAGCCCATTTTGGAAATATCGATCCTACCATCAATGTAACAAAACTGGATTCAAAAAAATATGAAGTAAGCGTATCGACACCACAAGACGTGGCGAATGTAAATATCAAAACCAAGAATGGCATTGCCATGTTTAAATGGGCTGATGCAACACAAAATGACAGCATTCCAACCCAAGGGAAAAGTTTTTCGATGGAAGCCCAAAAAGAGTATTCTTTTATTGTATCCGGAGAAGAAAACATTAATGCCAAAAGTATTACCATCATTGACCAGAAAAGAGGTTATAGCAATTCCATTTATTTATTGTCGGTATTCTTGTCTTTAGCCCTGTTTATTACATTTTATACCACAAAAGAACGTGTAATTCCACCGAAATCGCAGGAAACTAATCTTGGAAAGGATTTAAAAGATTTAGTCCGGAACAGGCCCTGGATAATCATGCTAGTTATTGGATTGGTATTTCAAATTTACAATTCGATCAAACAAGGTATTGTGGTTATCTATTTTTCACATTATCTGCACGATCAACTTTTGGCCGGATCGTATATGGTGGCGCTCATGGTAGCATCAATAGGAGGAGCAATGATAACATCGCCATTAGGTAAACGATTTGGCAAACGCAACCTGTTCATTTATGCCTTTATTTTTTCAGGTTTGGTTAATGCCTTGTTTGTTTTCTGTGGGCCTGAAAATACAGGAAGCATTTTCGCCATTGGCGTAGTTTCTGAATTTGGAGCCGCTATTTTCCCAACCTTGTTTTTTGCCATGTTGGGTGATGCTGCCGATTATTCCGAATTTAAGAATGGCAGAAGAGCTACAGGATTGATCTATTCAGCAGGTTCATTCTCAACAAAACTTGGTGGTGGCGTTGCAGGTGCAATTATTGGTTTCGTGTTAGCTGCCTACAATTATAACGGGCAGGATGCTGTTGCCATTCAAGGTGCTGTTCCGGGTATCATCATGCTCATGAGTTGGATACCAACAATAGTTGCCTTAATTGGTGCTGGATTAATGATGCTCTATCCATTGGATCAAACAAAAATGAATGAAATTACAATTGAATTAAACAATAGAAGAGCAAAGGAATTAGCTCAGCAAAAACAATAA
- a CDS encoding Gfo/Idh/MocA family protein, with the protein MTNRRTFLKSTTTAAVGLSLAATMPIPMSACAGANDKLRCGVIGVNGMGFADLSAFLRQKNTECVAICDVDSNVLNKRAAETEKIQGTKPKLYSDYRKLLEDKNVDVVIIGTPDHWHCLPMVEACQAGKDVYCEKPLGNSIEEINIMERAANKYKTVVQVGMWQRSDPHWMAAVDYVKSGKLGKIRTVRTWAYQGWMEPVPVKPDGEAPAGVDYDFWLGPAKKRPFNPNRFHFNFRWFYDYAGGLMTDWGVHIIDYGLFGMGDPSPKSIMSMGGKYAYPDDAAETPDTLQALFEFDGHTMLWDHGTGIDGGYYGRNHGVGYVGNNGTLVVDRDGWEVIPERKNKKDLIERVPLQKGTGKGLDYHMANFIDGVKNRNRDLNASIKIAANTARVAHLGNIALRTGRRLYWDSEKSQFINDDAANKYLIPEYRAPWVLPKI; encoded by the coding sequence ATGACTAACAGAAGAACCTTTTTAAAAAGTACAACAACCGCTGCAGTTGGGCTGAGCCTTGCAGCTACAATGCCAATTCCGATGAGCGCCTGTGCAGGTGCAAACGACAAACTTCGATGCGGAGTAATTGGTGTTAACGGGATGGGGTTTGCCGACCTTTCGGCTTTCCTTCGCCAAAAGAATACTGAATGCGTTGCCATATGCGATGTAGATAGCAATGTGCTAAACAAACGCGCCGCTGAAACCGAAAAGATACAAGGGACAAAACCAAAGTTATACAGCGATTACCGTAAACTTTTAGAAGACAAAAATGTCGATGTAGTGATCATCGGCACGCCCGACCACTGGCATTGCTTACCAATGGTTGAAGCTTGTCAGGCCGGGAAAGATGTGTACTGCGAAAAACCACTGGGTAACTCCATCGAAGAAATCAACATCATGGAACGCGCGGCCAACAAATACAAAACGGTAGTTCAGGTGGGCATGTGGCAACGCAGCGATCCGCACTGGATGGCCGCAGTTGACTACGTTAAATCTGGTAAACTTGGTAAAATTCGTACCGTTCGCACCTGGGCATATCAGGGTTGGATGGAACCAGTTCCGGTAAAACCTGATGGAGAAGCTCCTGCAGGAGTTGATTACGATTTCTGGCTCGGACCTGCTAAAAAGCGTCCATTCAATCCAAACCGGTTCCATTTCAATTTCCGCTGGTTTTACGACTATGCCGGCGGTTTAATGACCGACTGGGGTGTTCACATCATCGACTACGGACTGTTCGGAATGGGCGATCCTTCGCCAAAATCAATCATGTCGATGGGTGGAAAATATGCTTATCCGGACGATGCTGCTGAAACACCAGATACCTTGCAGGCTTTATTCGAATTTGACGGACACACCATGCTATGGGATCACGGAACAGGTATCGACGGCGGTTACTACGGCCGCAACCACGGTGTTGGCTATGTTGGCAACAACGGAACATTGGTTGTTGACCGCGACGGTTGGGAAGTTATTCCTGAAAGAAAAAATAAAAAAGATCTGATTGAGCGTGTTCCATTGCAAAAAGGAACTGGCAAAGGACTCGATTACCACATGGCGAATTTCATTGATGGAGTAAAAAACCGCAACCGCGACCTGAATGCCAGTATTAAAATTGCAGCGAACACAGCGCGTGTGGCTCATTTGGGAAATATTGCCTTGCGCACTGGTCGCCGTTTATACTGGGATTCTGAAAAAAGTCAGTTCATTAACGATGATGCCGCCAATAAATACCTCATTCCTGAATACCGCGCACCATGGGTATTGCCTAAAATTTAA
- a CDS encoding sugar phosphate isomerase/epimerase family protein, which translates to MGRPVTLFTGQWADLPFETMCEKALEFGYDGLELCTWGDHMEIDKADQAYCDARKETLAKYDLQLFAISTHLVGQCVCDRIDERHQSILPDYLWGDGDPEGVRQRAAAEIIKTGKVAKMLGLDTVIGFTGSSIWHMLYSFPAVSQEMIDKGYADFAKRWTPILDEYQKMGVKFALEVHPTEIAFDIATARRALKAVNYHPAFGFNYDPSHLGYQGVDYVKFIYEFSDRIFHVHMKDAYWSEHPMDIGVFGGHTEFGDNRRYWNFRSLGRGKIDFENIIRALNDIKYQGPLSVEWEDSGMNRDAGAVEACDFVRYSDFDPSDVAFDDAMQK; encoded by the coding sequence ATGGGCAGACCAGTAACACTATTTACCGGACAATGGGCCGACCTTCCCTTTGAAACCATGTGCGAAAAAGCGCTTGAGTTTGGCTACGACGGTCTTGAACTTTGCACTTGGGGCGATCACATGGAAATTGACAAAGCCGATCAGGCTTATTGCGATGCACGCAAAGAAACGTTGGCAAAATATGACCTTCAGTTATTTGCCATTTCAACACATTTGGTAGGCCAGTGTGTATGCGATCGCATTGACGAACGTCATCAAAGTATTCTTCCTGATTATCTCTGGGGCGACGGCGATCCGGAAGGTGTGCGTCAGCGTGCTGCTGCCGAAATTATCAAAACCGGAAAAGTGGCCAAAATGCTGGGCCTCGATACCGTGATTGGTTTCACCGGAAGCTCCATTTGGCACATGCTGTATTCGTTTCCGGCCGTTAGCCAGGAAATGATTGACAAGGGTTATGCCGATTTTGCCAAGCGCTGGACTCCGATTCTGGATGAATACCAAAAAATGGGCGTAAAATTTGCGCTCGAAGTACACCCAACCGAAATTGCATTCGACATTGCAACAGCGCGCCGCGCATTGAAAGCTGTAAATTACCATCCGGCGTTCGGGTTCAATTATGATCCTAGTCACCTCGGATACCAGGGGGTTGACTACGTGAAATTTATTTACGAATTCTCCGATCGCATTTTCCACGTTCACATGAAAGATGCCTATTGGAGCGAACACCCAATGGATATTGGCGTATTTGGCGGACACACCGAATTTGGAGACAACCGTCGCTACTGGAATTTCCGGAGTTTGGGTCGCGGAAAAATCGATTTCGAAAACATCATTCGCGCTTTAAACGACATCAAATACCAGGGACCACTTTCCGTAGAATGGGAAGACAGTGGCATGAACCGTGACGCCGGAGCTGTTGAAGCCTGTGATTTTGTTCGCTATAGCGACTTCGATCCATCTGACGTGGCTTTTGACGATGCTATGCAGAAATAG
- a CDS encoding Gfo/Idh/MocA family protein — protein sequence MMNRKLRMGMVGGGSDAFIGAIHRLAAFMDGQIELVCGCFSINPEISLSSGKSYYLPGNRVYKTYQEMFENEVKLPEGDRMDFVTIVTPNFAHFGPAMMALENGFNVVIDKPITFTLDEALQLQAKLNETGLLLALTHTYSGYPAVKHAKQMVAEGQLGKIRKVFVEYPQGWLSSKLEDSGNAQASWRTDPKRSGKAGAMGDIGTHAHHLAEYITGLRTTSLCAELNVFVPGRLLDDDGAVLLRFDNGAKGVLIATQIAAGEENALKIRVYGDKGGLEWAQHEPNTLIAKWTSKPTEIYRVGTSMGTAAAANTRTPGGHPEGYLEAFANIYRNFSFTLRAKMNSEQPKPEWLDFPGVEDGIRGMQFIDAVVEAGYNDNVKWVPFK from the coding sequence ATGATGAATCGTAAATTACGCATGGGAATGGTCGGTGGAGGCAGTGATGCCTTTATTGGAGCTATTCACCGTCTGGCAGCTTTTATGGACGGGCAAATCGAACTGGTTTGCGGCTGCTTCAGTATCAATCCTGAAATTTCACTTTCCTCCGGAAAATCGTATTATCTCCCGGGAAATCGCGTGTACAAAACCTATCAGGAAATGTTTGAAAACGAGGTTAAACTTCCTGAAGGCGACCGCATGGATTTTGTAACCATTGTTACTCCAAACTTTGCACATTTTGGACCAGCCATGATGGCTTTGGAAAATGGATTCAACGTGGTAATCGATAAACCAATCACATTTACGCTCGACGAAGCGCTTCAACTTCAGGCTAAACTAAACGAAACCGGTTTGTTACTCGCACTAACGCATACCTACTCGGGATACCCAGCAGTGAAACATGCAAAACAGATGGTTGCTGAAGGTCAGTTAGGAAAAATCCGCAAAGTATTTGTTGAATATCCGCAGGGATGGCTTTCTTCTAAACTGGAAGACTCCGGAAACGCACAAGCTTCGTGGAGAACCGACCCCAAACGCTCCGGAAAGGCAGGCGCTATGGGCGATATAGGAACACACGCGCATCATTTGGCAGAATACATTACCGGACTAAGAACTACATCACTTTGTGCCGAATTGAATGTGTTTGTTCCCGGACGTCTGCTCGACGATGATGGCGCTGTTTTGCTTCGTTTCGACAATGGTGCCAAAGGAGTTTTAATTGCCACCCAAATTGCAGCCGGAGAAGAAAATGCACTTAAGATTCGCGTTTATGGAGACAAAGGTGGTCTGGAATGGGCACAACACGAACCCAATACCCTGATTGCCAAATGGACAAGCAAACCTACTGAAATTTATCGTGTTGGCACCTCGATGGGAACGGCAGCCGCTGCCAATACCCGCACCCCAGGGGGACATCCGGAAGGCTACCTGGAAGCATTCGCAAATATTTACCGTAATTTTTCGTTCACCCTTCGGGCAAAAATGAATAGCGAACAGCCCAAACCCGAATGGCTCGATTTCCCGGGAGTTGAAGACGGAATCCGCGGTATGCAGTTTATTGATGCCGTAGTTGAAGCCGGATATAATGACAATGTAAAATGGGTACCATTTAAATAG
- a CDS encoding hydroxypyruvate isomerase family protein — MERRSFLRNAAGTIAAVGLASSSKAITSVSEFAVATPFKLKYGPHFGMFKNSAGEDLIDQLKYMADQGFTAFEDNGMMGRDVALQTKIGETLSKLNITMGVFVVDKGGNMANTFAAGKQEYIEIFLNGCRKAVEVAKRVNAKWMTVVPGGFERNLPIGIQNSNVIEALRRGAEILEPHGLVMVLEALSDSPDLYLQTSDQSYMLCKAVNSPACKILYDIYHMQKTEGNLINHINLTWDEIAYFQIGDNPGRKEPTTGEINYKNVFKFIHDKGYQGVMGMEHGISMAGVEGEKRLIEAYREVDSF, encoded by the coding sequence ATGGAAAGACGTTCATTTTTACGAAATGCAGCCGGAACCATTGCTGCTGTTGGCCTTGCGAGTTCATCCAAAGCAATTACTTCAGTCTCCGAATTTGCTGTTGCAACTCCGTTTAAGTTAAAATATGGCCCTCATTTCGGAATGTTTAAAAATTCAGCTGGCGAAGATTTGATTGATCAGCTCAAATACATGGCAGATCAGGGATTTACCGCGTTTGAGGATAATGGAATGATGGGACGTGATGTTGCTTTGCAGACTAAAATTGGAGAAACGCTCTCGAAACTTAATATAACAATGGGCGTGTTTGTAGTTGACAAAGGCGGAAATATGGCCAACACCTTCGCTGCAGGGAAGCAAGAATATATCGAAATTTTTCTGAATGGTTGCCGTAAAGCCGTTGAGGTTGCCAAACGTGTTAATGCGAAATGGATGACTGTTGTTCCCGGTGGTTTTGAGCGAAACCTGCCAATAGGAATTCAGAATTCCAATGTCATTGAAGCATTGCGTAGGGGAGCCGAGATTTTGGAACCTCATGGACTGGTTATGGTTTTGGAGGCGCTTTCGGATTCTCCTGATTTATATTTGCAAACGTCTGATCAATCCTATATGCTATGCAAAGCTGTAAATAGTCCTGCTTGTAAAATTCTGTACGATATTTACCATATGCAGAAAACTGAAGGAAATCTGATCAATCATATAAATCTGACGTGGGACGAGATTGCCTACTTTCAGATAGGAGATAATCCCGGAAGAAAAGAACCGACTACCGGAGAAATTAATTATAAAAATGTATTTAAATTTATTCACGATAAAGGTTATCAGGGCGTTATGGGAATGGAGCATGGAATTTCTATGGCTGGAGTTGAGGGCGAAAAAAGATTAATTGAAGCCTATCGCGAAGTGGATTCTTTTTAA
- a CDS encoding regulatory protein RecX — MELNQDQKIAYDKAAFLCSRSEHCSSEIQEKLKVWGLPAEDSEPVIEKLIAEKYLDDERFARAYAKDKFRFNHWGKQKIAFMLRSKNIPSEITGLALEEIEDEGYLEVLRRLMTDKEKSIKAKDQYDKRNKLMRFAMGRGFESSQIYAVLKELGI, encoded by the coding sequence ATGGAATTGAATCAGGATCAGAAAATAGCGTACGATAAAGCCGCTTTTTTATGCAGCAGGTCAGAACATTGTTCTTCGGAAATTCAGGAAAAGTTAAAAGTCTGGGGGCTTCCTGCTGAAGATTCTGAGCCAGTTATCGAAAAATTAATAGCCGAAAAATACCTTGACGACGAACGATTTGCCCGTGCCTATGCGAAAGATAAATTCAGGTTTAATCATTGGGGTAAACAAAAGATTGCCTTCATGTTGCGTTCAAAAAATATTCCTTCGGAAATCACAGGACTTGCCCTCGAAGAAATTGAAGATGAAGGTTATTTGGAAGTGCTACGAAGACTGATGACTGATAAGGAAAAATCAATCAAAGCAAAAGACCAGTATGACAAACGGAATAAACTGATGCGATTCGCGATGGGGCGCGGTTTTGAATCGAGCCAGATTTATGCTGTTTTAAAAGAATTGGGAATTTGA
- a CDS encoding TolC family protein, with translation MIRINQVVTSVLFILTSFIVFGQEQNAIPMTFSEAYEQMHQNSFVLKQAGFEVREKEADKKAAFGLRAPRVFVTATAVQMADPLTLDLTPVRDAITPLYEALGKYGNFSGVPNPDPATSGVMPTLPDDISTKAMRAKLLEGEATINAAEWNKMIQEKQFASVNANFVWPLYTGGKINAANKAAQIYEEEAGLHKEQKEGELLSELATRYYGLVLAEQACKVRGQVAEAMKKHLFDSQKLSEQGQIAKVEYLHAQVANSDAERELKKADREATIVKRALQNTMAISDSSDLTPASQLFILKNIEDENFFIELALRNNPLLQQVDSKRELAATGVKLEKSNYLPSVAITGTYDLADKDLSPYVPQWMVGVGLNWSLFEGNARRQKLQSAQFKEDQVEQAGLKAEEDIKTVIKKMHQQLGMQVEQLEELDKTLEFAKTYVESRDKAFHEGLSTSTELVDANLLLAKVKIDRLQAMYNYDVTLAALLQICGSPDMFLAYQSSSQVIIESF, from the coding sequence ATGATACGAATCAATCAAGTTGTAACTTCTGTTCTCTTTATACTGACCAGCTTTATCGTTTTTGGTCAGGAGCAGAATGCAATTCCAATGACCTTTTCTGAAGCCTACGAGCAGATGCATCAGAACAGTTTTGTACTGAAACAGGCCGGATTCGAGGTTCGGGAAAAGGAAGCAGATAAAAAAGCTGCATTTGGATTGCGCGCCCCAAGAGTCTTTGTCACAGCAACTGCCGTTCAGATGGCCGATCCGCTTACGCTCGACCTAACCCCGGTTCGGGATGCCATCACGCCACTTTATGAAGCTTTGGGTAAATACGGTAACTTTTCAGGAGTTCCGAATCCCGATCCGGCGACTTCAGGAGTAATGCCCACTTTGCCCGATGATATTAGTACAAAAGCTATGCGAGCTAAACTTTTAGAGGGTGAAGCTACTATTAATGCTGCCGAATGGAATAAAATGATTCAGGAAAAACAATTTGCATCGGTGAATGCCAACTTCGTATGGCCACTTTATACCGGCGGAAAAATCAATGCGGCCAATAAAGCGGCACAGATTTATGAGGAGGAAGCCGGACTTCACAAGGAACAAAAAGAAGGTGAATTGTTGAGCGAACTGGCAACCCGCTACTACGGACTGGTTTTGGCCGAACAGGCTTGCAAGGTGCGCGGTCAGGTTGCCGAAGCCATGAAAAAACATCTTTTCGATTCGCAGAAGCTGAGCGAACAAGGACAAATTGCAAAAGTTGAATATTTGCATGCACAGGTAGCCAACTCGGATGCCGAGCGCGAACTGAAAAAGGCCGACCGTGAGGCAACTATTGTAAAACGGGCACTTCAGAATACCATGGCTATAAGCGACAGCAGCGACCTGACTCCCGCAAGCCAATTATTCATCCTGAAAAACATTGAAGACGAGAACTTTTTTATTGAGTTGGCTTTGCGAAACAACCCGCTTTTACAGCAGGTTGACTCAAAAAGGGAATTGGCAGCTACCGGAGTAAAATTAGAGAAAAGCAATTACCTGCCTTCTGTTGCCATTACCGGAACTTACGATTTGGCCGATAAAGATTTGTCGCCTTACGTTCCTCAATGGATGGTTGGAGTTGGGTTAAACTGGTCGCTTTTTGAAGGCAATGCCCGCCGCCAGAAACTTCAGTCAGCACAATTTAAAGAAGACCAGGTGGAACAAGCCGGACTGAAGGCCGAAGAAGATATTAAAACCGTAATTAAAAAGATGCACCAGCAACTCGGTATGCAGGTGGAGCAACTGGAAGAATTGGATAAAACACTCGAATTTGCTAAAACCTATGTCGAAAGTCGTGATAAAGCTTTTCACGAAGGACTTTCCACATCAACCGAGTTGGTTGATGCCAATTTGTTGTTGGCAAAAGTGAAAATAGATCGTTTACAGGCCATGTACAACTACGATGTAACATTGGCAGCTTTGCTTCAAATCTGCGGAAGTCCCGATATGTTCCTGGCTTACCAGTCGAGTAGCCAGGTAATTATTGAATCGTTTTGA